One window of Quercus robur chromosome 12, dhQueRobu3.1, whole genome shotgun sequence genomic DNA carries:
- the LOC126708809 gene encoding probable WRKY transcription factor 17 — protein sequence MAVDLLGFPKMDDQTAIQEATSQGLRSMEHLIRFMSNRPNHMDCSDLTDHTVAKFKKVISLLNRTGHARFRRGPVRPSASPSSSDDSIFVPHSQTLSLAPTPPAPVVAPTAVSQIPITAPASYVSHPHSLTLDFTKPNAFASNAKASELDYAKDSFSVSSSSSFMSSAITGDGSVSNGKLGTSIFVSPAPAVSGGKPPLSSAPYKKRCHEHEHEHSGNVSGKFSGSGSKCHCSKRRKNRVKRTIRVPAISSKIADIPPDDYSWRKYGQKPIKGSPYPRGYYKCSTVRGCPARKHVERAPDDPTMLIVTYEAEHRHSGPLAMQENVASGVGLVFEST from the exons ATGGCGGTGGATCTCCTGGGCTTTCCGAAGATGGATGATCAGACGGCTATACAAGAAGCCACGTCACAAGGTTTGAGGAGCATGGAGCATCTGATTCGCTTCATGTCTAATCGGCCAAACCACATGGACTGTTCCGACCTCACAGACCACACTGTGGCCAAGTTCAAGAAAGTCATTTCTCTTCTGAACCGGACCGGCCACGCCCGGTTCAGGCGCGGACCGGTTCGTCCCTCTGCTTCGCCTTCTTCGTCTGATGACTCAATCTTTGTCCCTCACTCACAAACTCTTAGCCTAGCTCCTACTCCTCCGGCGCCGGTTGTTGCTCCGACCGCCGTGTCCCAGATCCCCATCACTGCTCCGGCGAGCTACGTTTCTCATCCACATAGCTTGACTCTTGACTTCACAAAGCCTAATGCTTTTGCTTCGAACGCTAAGGCTTCGGAGCTCGATTACGCCAAGGATAGCTTCAGCGTGTCGTCGAGCTCGTCGTTCATGTCGTCGGCGATCACCGGAGACGGAAGCGTCTCGAACGGGAAGCTGGGAACTTCGATCTTTGTTTCTCCGGCGCCTGCTGTCTCCGGCGGAAAGCCACCGCTCTCGTCTGCTCCCTACAAGAAGAGATGCCACGAACACGAGCACGAGCACTCCGGCAACGTCTCCGGCAAGTTCTCCGGCTCCGGCTCCAAGTGCCATTGCTCTAAAAGAAG GAAAAATCGGGTTAAGAGAACAATTAGAGTACCGGCAATTAGTTCAAAAATTGCTGATATTCCACCAGATGATTATTCATGGAGGAAATATGGTCAGAAACCAATCAAGGGGTCACCATACCCACG gGGTTATTACAAATGTAGTACAGTAAGGGGTTGTCCAGCGAGGAAACACGTGGAGAGAGCACCTGATGATCCAACGATGCTGATTGTAACGTACGAGGCGGAGCACCGTCATTCGGGTCCACTCGCGATGCAGGAGAACGTGGCCTCTGGGGTGGGTTTGGTATTCGAGTCAACGTGA